The genomic window ATCGATGGATTTATTGAACTCTGTCATGGTTTCCCTACGCGTAACAATTGTTAATATGCGTAGGATAAAATGATTTTGGTGGGCTGTCTAGACATTATATGTCTGTGGTGTTTAAGGGGTATATACTTGGCCGTTTAGGTAGTAAGCGACACCATTGCTGTTATATAGCAATTCAAGGGTGTTATTCTCTTTACCTTCGATCATCACGCTACCAACTAAACTGTTTGTATTTTCATCCCAAATAAGTGTTGGGTTTGTGTAAACAATAAATTCGCCTGCAATTTGATCCTGTGTAGACACAAAGTCAAAACGATAATCGACTTCATATCTGTCTTTGCTGCCAGAAATATCAATATTCATCTCCATCATAGTTGCAAATTCATTGATACGCTCTTCAAGCTTGCCTTTTGTGGTGATTGAAAGAGAGCTTAAATCCTCTTCAAAATCACTTACCGTAGTATAGGTGCCGTTAATTGAATGGCCGATAATATAACTGCAGTTATCGTAGCTAAAAGTGCTAATTGATGAATTACTATCTGATTGTGTATCAATGTTGATATTACCGGAGATAATACATTCGCTAGTGGTATTTGATGCTGTGCGTGGCTGTTCATTATATGAAAGTGTTGCTGGCAGTTGAGTATAAGCGTCGAGATCTTTTAACAGAGTAATAATTTTTTTAGCATTGTCACTATCGATAACAATGCCGTTATCAACAAGTTTTGTTTTTGTTTCTACATCAGCTAAATCTTCAGAGTTACAGCCAAATAGTGCAGTTGTGCATAATGCGGTGACTAAAAACTTGTTCATATTATCCTGCCTATATTTATACTTGATTTACTTTATACAAGTAACTTCTCTTGCTTTCAAGGTGAAAGCGCGCGACTTGTTACTTAGCACATATTTTAAGTAACTAATGGGGCTAGCATTTTCTCTAAACCATTTAATTTAACTTCGTACATCAGTGCAAGTTGTTTGCCCAGTTTACCTTCAGGAAAGCCATTACTGTGAAACCAAACTAAATAAGGCTCAGGAAGATGTATTAATTTTCGTCCTGCGTATTTGCCAAAAGGCATCACCTGATTAATTGCTTCGCTCAATGCCTTTGGATCATCTAACAATGGTTATATCGCTTCAGTTATAATATAAAGAATAATATTAGCAAAAGAATGAGTAACTATGACAATAAATATTAAAAGATGCACCGTTTCGCAATTAAACCTGTTACGTGAAGTATCTATTGAAACTTATCGTGATACTTTTGCAGAGAGTAATAGCGAGCAATTTATGCAACAGTATTTAAGTGATGCCTTAAATGAAAAAAAGTTATCTGCTGAATTAAATAACATAAACAGTGAGTTTTATTTTATTCACTTCGAAGATCAAGTCGCTGGTTTTCTAAAAGTGAATGTCGGTGAAGGGCAAACGGATGACGTTGAACCAAATAGTTTAGAGGTGGAGCGCTTCTATATTAGGCAGGCATTTTTGCGTAAAGGATTAGGTAAGGTATTAATGCAGTTTGCCTGTGAGTTGACTAAACAGCATGATAAAAACTCGCTTTGGTTAGGTGTATGGGAAGGGAACTACTCAGCACTAGCCTTTTATAAGGCGCAGGGTTTTTATCAAATAGGAGAGCATCCCTTTGATATGGGAGGAGACATACAAACTGATCTGCTATTTAAAAAGGACTTATTGGATTAATTCTACAATGTAGCTTTATTTTTGATGAAACTATTCTACGCTGTAGATTATGTGTTCAGGCTAAGGAAAAAGCGCTATGCAGGTACAGAAAAAGCGAGGCAGGCCAAATAGTCGTGATCGTCAACTTAATGAAGAACTGATTATTTACGTGGCTAAAACTCTAATGCGTGAACAGGGAAAAGTACCCAGTATACGAGCCTTAGCGCGTGCCCTAGATGTTGATGCTATGGCAATTTATCACTATTTTGATAATAAAAATAGTTTATTAAAGGCGATCATTTCATCATTAATGGGCAGTATCTATTTCCCCAAACGTGACCAAGATTGGCAAACTTCATTGCAATTAATTTGTGAAAGTTATTTGGCTCTATTAAATAATTATTCGGGGCTATTGGAAACTTTAATTAATATGCCTTCTGATGGACCAATTTCGGTTTTTTATGAACGTTTCAATAAAGTTATCTCTCCTCTTAATTTTCCAACGCAAAAACAGCAACAAGCTTTCTTGCTGTTATTAAATTTCCTTCATGGCCAGGCTTTATTATCTAAAGATTCTGAAAGCTATAATGAAGATGACTTAAAGGGCGCATTGGCATTTTATTTCGGTGCACTTGAAGTTATCTAGAATTCGTTGGTCTTTCGTGTGCAAAAAAGCATGCTTTGCTCTTGCTCAAAATGCGCTGTGTAAAGAAAATTTAAACGGCAAAGATCAACAGCCCTTAGGGTTATTTAAAATTAAATGAAATATTTTTAGTGTTACCGAGGTCTAATGTTAAACAATTGTTAACATTATTTTCTATTAAAGAGTGGTAAATGCTATGAACATGATAAAGTTAAATATTAAACGTCTATATACCCTAGTGGTTGTATTGGCCTTTTTTAGTGCATCTGCACAGGCAACAGAACACATTTATACTGGATATTTCAATAATAAAGCCGTCTCGGGCTATGATGTCACCGCTTATTTTGATCAGCAGGAAGCGGTCGAGGGATCTTCAAAATATAAGTTAGCTTACAAGGGCGCTGATTGGTATTTTGCATCGCAAAGCAACCTCGATAAATTTACCGCTAATCCTGAAAAGTATGCTCCTCAATATGGTGGGTACTGTGCTTGGGCGATGTCTAATAATAAAACTGCACCGGGTAACGCGCCTTTCTGGACTATTTATAATGACAAGCTATACCTAAATTACGATCAAAAAGTACTAGATACTTGGCGTGCAGATAAAGAACAGTTTATTAAGAAAGCCGATGCCAATTGGGCAAATATGGAAAAGGAATAATTATGAAGCTAAGTAAAACATCGATAGTTAGTTGGGTAGTTGTTTTATGGATATGCAAAGTGTTCCTATTTTCATTGCCTTATAAATTTACTTTACACCCTGATACGCAGCATATTTTTGGCACCATTGGTCAATGGATGAAAGACTATATTGGTGATAGCGGTGGTGCATTATTCATGAACTATGGCTCCTACGCTGTGGGTGGTGTGGAGTTACTGACATCATTAATTTTACTTTCACCAGCACTGTTTTTAGCCATGAAGAAATTAGGGTTACTAGCTAACTCGCCAAGTAGTCATGCACTTCATGCATTAGGCTTTGCACTCGCTGCAGTAGTGATGTCTGGAGCGGTCTTTTTTCATCTATTTACCCCATTAGGTGTTGAAGTAATTCATGAGGGACAGGGGGATGGTGGTTCACTGTTTTATGCTGCTACCTCTATTCTTATTTTAGGCACTCTGATGGCCGTGGTGAATTATATGACCTTTAAAAGGGAAGCTTAGATGCTGACTCGGTTATCATTAATTTTTACTTATATTTTTTATTGTATTCGCTTGGGCGTTGCGCCTTGGCGTTACTTCCAGCTTAATGCGCCCTATTTTAATGAACAACGAAACTTGTTTTCTAAACTCGATATGGATACACGCATTCCGAAACAGTGGTTGCTAGAGCAGTTTATGGATCTCGAATCGCGCGATCCAAATGCCTATCCTGTATTTGTAAAACCAGAATGGGGGCAGAACTCTCAGGGTGTGGTGAAAGTTGATAATTTGTTACAGCTCAATACATTGCGCAAGCAACGCACGGCAAGGCATCCCTTTTATCTTATTCAGCAAGCAGCGCCGGAAAAAAGAGAGTTTGAAGTGTTCATGATTCCTAATCAGGATGACTTGCAACAATATGCCATTTTATCTATTACAGAAACTTGTAATCGAAGTGATGAGTTATTTCCAGTAAATGGAATTTATAACAAAGATAGTTATTACCAAGACTGCGCTCCACGATTAACGAAGCCACAATTAGATAAAATTTGGGGGCATTTAAAGCAACTAGGAGACTATCGTATTGCACGATACGGTTTACGCGCTGATAGCTTAGAAGATTTGATTGCCGGAAAGTTTCATATTGTTGAAGTTAACTTATATGTACCGATGCCCTTATTGTTATTAGTGAAAGAGCTCTCTGTTGTTAAAAAACTAAACTTTATTCGAAGCGCTATGAAGCAATTGGTTTTAGTAACAAAAAGTATTCCGGATACACAACCCAGTAAATCTGTCTTCTTCAAAAAGTTACAGGTTTCAAAGCGCTTGAAATCAATTAATAAAACCACCTAGGTAATCTTTTTTTACCGCCCAAAAGTGACCCACATGAAACTAAAAAAAATAATATACGCATGGATTAGCAAAACCTTTATGGATGGTTGTAGTAACTACAATAGCTTGCAGGTGCGTAAAAGCTGTCGCAGCAAAAAGCAAGCGCGTGATAAATTCAAGCAGGGTGGTATCGCTCATGCACAAGGGATGATTTTTTTCAATCCATTTAAGGCGGTTAAATTTGCCAAAAAGTACGGTTTTCCTCTGGTCATCAAGCCTAATGTGAGTGGATTTTCTCGTGGTAGCCACTTTCCAATTAATAACTACCAACAGCTGTGGAAAGCGATGTTCTTTGCGAAGTGCTGGTGGCCATTTACAGTGGTAGAGCAATATTTACAGGGGCATAACTACCGTGTAGTTGTCGCAAATGGGCAGATCATGTCGGTGCTTGAACGTTATGCGCCTTTTGTAATCGGTGATGGTCAGTCCACGATTGAACAGCTTATTGATGTTGAAAACAACACTCGTGAAAAAATGGGTTTATATCCCTGTATGTCGCCATTACAAAAAGGCAAACAAACAACCTACTTTTTAAAAAAATCAGGTTATACACTAACCAGTATTCCTGCTGTCGATGAAAATGTAACACTGTTTTATCGTATTTCATTAGCACCGGGTGGGGTGGTTGAAGTGATTGAGAAAACGACGTTACCCGAAGCGAATCAAAAGTTGTTTAAACAAGTATTGGCTTTGTTTGATGCTAATATTTTGGGTATCGATGTTATTATGGAGAACGGTATTAACCAAGATCATCGCGACCAAAAAGTGATATTTTTAGAGGTTAATTCACGTCCCTATTTGAAAATGCATAACTACCCTCGTTATGGAAAAGCTGAAGATTTATCCGCTCATTTTGATGCTTTAGATAAGTTAGAAATTAGTCAGTCGGATATCTATTAACGAGATTCATTTATACTATGTCGCTATTAATGCCTGTAAAAATGCCTGTTATTAACAAAACATTTTACTTTTTCTCTGCTATTCATTCGTTTTTACTTGGCCTTTTGCCGATTTTTATTCCAGTTATTTTATGGGATAAAGGGCTTAATATTAATGACATTGCCTGGTTTGTTGCATTAAGTGCTGTGGGATTTCTAATCGCACTCACTATTTGGGACCGACTGCGTGCACGACGGGCTTGGTCAGCCATTATCGGACTGTCATTCTTATTACAAATGATGTTGGTGGGCTTGCTCATTTGGGATACACAATGGTTAATTCTTTCGTTTGGCGCTTTAATTAATGGGGCTGCGGGATGCTTTTATTGGTCAACACAGCGACTTTTTTTTCAAGCGATCACGACAAGTAAAAATAGCGGTAACACGTTTGGTAACTTTCAAATATTGGTCGTTATATCGCTTAAGTTAGGTATCTTAATTGGTAGCTTCTTATTAGATAGTGATTATATTAGTGGCTTAATTCTCCTCTCATTTAGTGGCTCTATATTTGGCTTTTATCTACTGCAGAAGCTTCTAAATCAAGTTGATAATCTAGGCTCTATTGTTCAACCTCGAGCATTTTCTTTTGCACAAATAGTGACCTTTAAAGACACACACCATTCAAAAAGCATTTTTGTCGTAGATGGTTTATTTTTGTTTATTGAAAGTTATTTTTGGGTGTTAACGCTATATATGTTGACGCAGCAGAGCTTAACTACTTTAGGCTTATTAATTGTGCTGTTAAGTATTATGCTGGCAATTATCTTTTTTGCACTTAAGAAGACTATAGACAGTATCAATGCCCAGCGTATTTTCATTATTTCAATTTTTGGCTATGCCTTGTCTTGGTGGTTGCGCGCTCAACTAGACTTACAAAGTGAAGCGATCATGCTTTACAGCAGCATGTTACTGATCGCTTTTTTAAGTAGTTTTTTCCGCCTTGCTTTTAACAAACGCTTTTATGATATCGCTAGTGCTGATCAACCTATCTACTACATCTTATGTAAAAGTTATTATTCACAAGCGATAATCGCTGTATTTTTTGGCATGATTGGTTTGTGGGGCTTTTCAAGTGATGCGCCTTTAGAACAGCTTCAGTCTGTTTATTATTGTGTTATCCCCTTGGTGCTTACCTATTTGTTGTATGGCAAGAGTAGACGCTCGAAATCATCTTAACGTTAGATCATTGTGCATTAATGAAAATCAGTCCCTATTCTGAGTAACTGTCCTATTCTGTATAAGCAAGTCATTGTTATATTTATAAGGAATAGCTATGCCCATCAAATATCGACTGATATTAAGTCACTCAACTATCCTCGTCTTTATGTTAATCATACTGTTATTAACCGGGCTACGTTTTAACAGCATGGCGACACAAGTGCGCCATATTGTAGAAGGGGATGTATTACGCGCCGAATTAGCGGGAGAAATTAATATTCAAGCTGAGAGTGTTGCTGGTCGTCTGTTATTACTCTTTATACTACAAGATCAGCAACAGCGTACTGCGATTTATAAAGAGATAGATGCAAAAAATAAACAGATCGATGATGCCTTAGAAAATATAGATAGGTTGTTAATATCTTCGCAGGATAAAGCGTCGCTACAAACATTAATAATGCATAGAAAAGCTTACCATGATCAATTTTTTGCTACTGTTGATGAAATAGAGTTTGGCGATCCAGAGCAGGCTCGACAGTTAATGGCTGGCAAAACACGCGATGCCTTAGATGCGTTACTTGCTGAGGTGGCTATTTTTAAACAACGTCAGCAACAATCGATGCGCGATCGCCAAGCAGAAATATTAGCTATGACTGAAAGCGCTTTGTTCATTATGTTGATATTGGGCGGGCTTGCGTTACTTATTGGTTTGATAATGACCTATAAAATTATTAGTAGTATTACACTGCCACTGAATCAATCTGTTAGCACTGTTAATGCCATTGCTAATGGCGATCTTTCATTAGATATCCCCAAGGGAAGTAATAATGAACTAGGCCGTTTATTATCCGGTATGTTGCATATGCGCGACCAATTAAAAGCGATGATCAGTGAAATTGATGATGATGCTAAATCAGTACACAGTGGCGCAACAGGTATTCTTGCTCAAGCCGATGAGATGAAGCTTAACTTGGCAGAGCAGTTAAATAAGTCTGATGCTATCAATAGCAGCATAGCTTCTTTATCTCAGGGAATTCGTCAAACCTCGGAAGATGTAAAACAGATTGAATCACAAGCGGTAAAAACACAGTCTTTATCTGAGCAGGGAGTTGAGGCAATTACACAGGCGACGCAATCAATCAAAGAGATTGCTGTATCTGTGAACGACTCAGCGACTTCGGTTGCTCGTTTAAGTGAAAGCTCAGTGCAAGTGACCGCTGCCATCAACCATATTCGAGAAATTGCAGATCAAACTAATTTATTGGCGTTAAACGCTTCAATAGAAGCCGCGCGTGCGGGTGAAAGTGGTAGAGGGTTTGCTGTCGTCGCTGATGAAGTTAGAACGCTAGCTGGCCGTACAGCGGAAGTGACCATGAATATCGATGAAGTGATCGGCACAATGAAAAAGCAAACCAATCAAGTTGAAGTAGAAATTAGTGAAAGTGAAAAAAGTATAGAGCGAGGGGTTTTATTAATTGAAGAACTTATTGCACCATTACAAAGCATGCAACAGGAGGCGATGGAATCACGACAGAGTTTGCAGTCGTTAGCAACACTGACGATTCAACAAGCTCAAGAAAGTGATATGGTGGCAAATAATGCAACTGAAATAATGGGCATTGCCGAAGTGAATCAACGTGCTAGTGACAGTTTAAAAATAAAGAGTGATGAGTTACTCGTAACTGCGCAACGGGTTGACGATGCTTTGGCTATATTTCAGCTTGAGGCGAAATAATGTGTTACCACTGGTACTAATTAGGCTTAGTGCCAGTGGTTAGATATTTAATCCATCAAGTACTCTAAACCGTAAACTAACTCGTTACGCTTAACGACCTCTTTACAGGCAAGACAGATACCTGGCATGAATGATTCACGATGCTGAGAGTTATGCTCAATTTTAAGCGTTTCACTTAATCCACCAAAGAACACGGTTTGCTGTGCAACAACACCCGGTAAACGAATTGAGTGTAATTTAACACCATTAAGTTCAGCGCCACGTGCGCCTTCAATTAACTCTTTATCGCTACATTCAACTGGCGTTTTAGTACGTGCTGCAGAGATAAGCTCTGCAGTACGGATACCTGTACCAGAAGGGCTTTCCTCTTTTTGTGGGCTATGTGCTTCAATGACCTCTGCATCTGGCAGGTATTTCGCTGCTTCTGCAGAGAATTTCATCATCAATACCGCACCGATAGAAAAGTTAGGCGCAATCAGTCCACCTAACTGCTTCTCGCTTGCGAGTGCTTGTAACTCTTTTACTTGTTCAACTTGAAAGCCACTTGTGCCAATCACCGGACAAGCACCTGCATTTAAGATAAGTTGTGTGTTTGAAAAGCCCGCAGAAGCGGCTGTTAAATCAACAACCACTTGCGCGCCAGTGCTTTTAATTAAAGCGCTTAAGTCATCACCAAAATCACACTCTGCCACTAACTCTAGTGCGCTATCATTATTAATTGCGTTAACTGCTTCGCTACCCATACGCCCTTTAGCGCCATTTACAATTACCTTAACCATGTTAATTCCTGTTATCTAGTGAAGAAAAAATAGAGTGCAAAAATACCCCAGCTTGCTACCAATAAAACCCACGGGAGTTTGGCTGGCTTCGCTTCTTGCGATACATTAATCGTTGTGGGTTGTGACGTGTCTGCTGTCTGTTTTTGTTTTTGCAGTTTCTTTTGAGCTTTATCAGCTTGGCGTTGCTTGGCTTTTACTGATTTTTTATACTCAGCAATGCCTTTTTGTATCCCTTGCGCGAT from Psychromonas sp. psych-6C06 includes these protein-coding regions:
- a CDS encoding DUF3820 family protein, whose amino-acid sequence is MLDDPKALSEAINQVMPFGKYAGRKLIHLPEPYLVWFHSNGFPEGKLGKQLALMYEVKLNGLEKMLAPLVT
- a CDS encoding GNAT family N-acetyltransferase, with amino-acid sequence MTINIKRCTVSQLNLLREVSIETYRDTFAESNSEQFMQQYLSDALNEKKLSAELNNINSEFYFIHFEDQVAGFLKVNVGEGQTDDVEPNSLEVERFYIRQAFLRKGLGKVLMQFACELTKQHDKNSLWLGVWEGNYSALAFYKAQGFYQIGEHPFDMGGDIQTDLLFKKDLLD
- a CDS encoding TetR/AcrR family transcriptional regulator, with translation MQVQKKRGRPNSRDRQLNEELIIYVAKTLMREQGKVPSIRALARALDVDAMAIYHYFDNKNSLLKAIISSLMGSIYFPKRDQDWQTSLQLICESYLALLNNYSGLLETLINMPSDGPISVFYERFNKVISPLNFPTQKQQQAFLLLLNFLHGQALLSKDSESYNEDDLKGALAFYFGALEVI
- a CDS encoding YHS domain-containing (seleno)protein, which codes for MNMIKLNIKRLYTLVVVLAFFSASAQATEHIYTGYFNNKAVSGYDVTAYFDQQEAVEGSSKYKLAYKGADWYFASQSNLDKFTANPEKYAPQYGGYCAWAMSNNKTAPGNAPFWTIYNDKLYLNYDQKVLDTWRADKEQFIKKADANWANMEKE
- a CDS encoding cyanophycin synthetase, giving the protein MKLKKIIYAWISKTFMDGCSNYNSLQVRKSCRSKKQARDKFKQGGIAHAQGMIFFNPFKAVKFAKKYGFPLVIKPNVSGFSRGSHFPINNYQQLWKAMFFAKCWWPFTVVEQYLQGHNYRVVVANGQIMSVLERYAPFVIGDGQSTIEQLIDVENNTREKMGLYPCMSPLQKGKQTTYFLKKSGYTLTSIPAVDENVTLFYRISLAPGGVVEVIEKTTLPEANQKLFKQVLALFDANILGIDVIMENGINQDHRDQKVIFLEVNSRPYLKMHNYPRYGKAEDLSAHFDALDKLEISQSDIY
- a CDS encoding methyl-accepting chemotaxis protein, which codes for MPIKYRLILSHSTILVFMLIILLLTGLRFNSMATQVRHIVEGDVLRAELAGEINIQAESVAGRLLLLFILQDQQQRTAIYKEIDAKNKQIDDALENIDRLLISSQDKASLQTLIMHRKAYHDQFFATVDEIEFGDPEQARQLMAGKTRDALDALLAEVAIFKQRQQQSMRDRQAEILAMTESALFIMLILGGLALLIGLIMTYKIISSITLPLNQSVSTVNAIANGDLSLDIPKGSNNELGRLLSGMLHMRDQLKAMISEIDDDAKSVHSGATGILAQADEMKLNLAEQLNKSDAINSSIASLSQGIRQTSEDVKQIESQAVKTQSLSEQGVEAITQATQSIKEIAVSVNDSATSVARLSESSVQVTAAINHIREIADQTNLLALNASIEAARAGESGRGFAVVADEVRTLAGRTAEVTMNIDEVIGTMKKQTNQVEVEISESEKSIERGVLLIEELIAPLQSMQQEAMESRQSLQSLATLTIQQAQESDMVANNATEIMGIAEVNQRASDSLKIKSDELLVTAQRVDDALAIFQLEAK
- the dapB gene encoding 4-hydroxy-tetrahydrodipicolinate reductase; this translates as MVKVIVNGAKGRMGSEAVNAINNDSALELVAECDFGDDLSALIKSTGAQVVVDLTAASAGFSNTQLILNAGACPVIGTSGFQVEQVKELQALASEKQLGGLIAPNFSIGAVLMMKFSAEAAKYLPDAEVIEAHSPQKEESPSGTGIRTAELISAARTKTPVECSDKELIEGARGAELNGVKLHSIRLPGVVAQQTVFFGGLSETLKIEHNSQHRESFMPGICLACKEVVKRNELVYGLEYLMD
- a CDS encoding DUF2956 domain-containing protein, yielding MAKHNATNISNETVEEALAIAKKTQKSGQSKEQTRLIAQGIQKGIAEYKKSVKAKQRQADKAQKKLQKQKQTADTSQPTTINVSQEAKPAKLPWVLLVASWGIFALYFFFTR